The Christiangramia flava JLT2011 genome has a segment encoding these proteins:
- the ruvB gene encoding Holliday junction branch migration DNA helicase RuvB encodes MNENLDPSGENFSSEEFDIERALRPLSFEDFAGQEQVLENLQVFVQAANMRGDALDHTLFHGPPGLGKTTLAHILANELNVGIKVTSGPVLDKPGDLAGLLTNLDERDILFIDEIHRLSPIVEEYLYSAMEDYRIDIMLETGPNARTVQINLNPFTLIGATTRSGLLTAPMRARFGISSRLQYYTTELLSGIVERSAEILKVPINLDAAIEIAGRSRGTPRIANALLRRVRDFAQIKGNGRIDLEIARYGLKALNVDAHGLDEMDNKILATIIDKFKGGPVGITTLATAVSESAETIEEVYEPFLIQQGFIYRTPRGREVTEAAYKHLGRIKGGPQGGLFDQ; translated from the coding sequence ATGAACGAAAACCTCGATCCAAGCGGAGAGAATTTTTCATCGGAAGAATTTGATATTGAAAGAGCTTTACGTCCGCTGAGTTTCGAAGATTTTGCCGGCCAGGAACAGGTCCTGGAAAATCTTCAGGTTTTTGTACAGGCGGCCAATATGCGTGGCGATGCGCTTGATCATACCTTGTTTCATGGCCCTCCCGGATTGGGAAAAACCACGCTTGCTCATATCCTGGCCAATGAACTGAACGTAGGTATTAAGGTTACTTCCGGGCCTGTTCTGGACAAGCCTGGCGATTTGGCAGGGTTGCTCACCAATCTGGACGAAAGAGATATTTTATTTATCGATGAGATTCACAGGCTGAGCCCGATCGTGGAAGAATACCTGTATTCAGCTATGGAAGATTATCGCATCGATATCATGCTGGAAACTGGTCCCAATGCACGTACGGTGCAGATCAATCTGAATCCGTTTACGCTGATTGGAGCGACGACGCGCTCAGGACTATTAACAGCGCCAATGAGGGCACGCTTTGGTATTTCTAGCCGGTTACAATATTATACTACAGAACTGCTTTCAGGGATCGTTGAAAGAAGCGCCGAAATTTTAAAAGTTCCGATTAACCTGGACGCGGCTATTGAAATTGCCGGTAGGAGCAGGGGAACACCCCGAATTGCTAACGCACTCCTGCGTCGCGTACGTGATTTTGCACAGATCAAAGGTAATGGAAGGATCGACCTGGAGATCGCCCGCTATGGTTTGAAAGCGCTGAATGTTGATGCACATGGGCTTGATGAAATGGATAATAAAATTCTGGCGACCATTATCGATAAATTTAAAGGAGGACCGGTTGGTATCACCACACTGGCTACGGCTGTTAGCGAAAGTGCCGAAACGATCGAAGAAGTTTATGAACCATTCTTGATTCAGCAGGGGTTCATTTACCGCACTCCGCGTGGACGGGAAGTCACGGAAGCGGCCTACAAACACCTCGGAAGGATCAAAGGTGGTCCTCAGGGCGGACTCTTTGACCAATAA
- a CDS encoding cytochrome P450, whose translation MGKNDHIPEVSLFRFLKHSLEILKNPLPFHHQNFEQKGDTFRLNIGPGKSVIFSRDPALAEYVLQKNQKNYSKTEIQTKDLAKYIGRGLLTAEGDHWKRQRKLIQPAFHKKQLAQLLDSVQRAIQQELRRIEPEKSIDIFPIFNDLAFQTVVKSLFKDAASKEEINRLQFITEEAQKMLVRELRQPYLGWYFKLSGKLESYLALTRESREILKKIVHDRRESGKKYDDLLDMLLDARYEDGNFMDEEQLIDEILILFTAGHETTSNALSFIAQLLAHHPEWQDKIFAEYAKLSSENDLMSLVTQTPSTQMVIEESMRLYPPAYFIDRVNIEKDEFQNMKFEKGSNLLLSIYEMHRHPDFWEDPDDFKPERFGGNSMKYSSQYFPFGAGPRKCIGNNFAMFEMILAVLEIISKYKIKPVKPQIDIKPLITLKPKNAILKFEQRS comes from the coding sequence ATGGGTAAAAACGACCATATTCCTGAAGTATCTCTTTTTCGGTTTCTGAAACATTCTTTGGAAATTCTGAAGAATCCGCTGCCATTTCATCATCAGAATTTTGAGCAGAAAGGCGATACGTTTCGGCTGAACATCGGTCCCGGGAAATCGGTCATTTTTAGCCGCGATCCGGCACTAGCGGAATATGTGCTTCAGAAAAATCAGAAGAATTATTCCAAAACCGAGATTCAGACCAAAGACCTGGCAAAATATATTGGTCGTGGGTTGCTCACTGCCGAAGGTGATCACTGGAAACGACAACGAAAATTGATCCAGCCTGCCTTTCATAAAAAGCAGCTCGCTCAATTGCTGGATTCGGTTCAGCGAGCCATTCAGCAGGAATTAAGGCGGATCGAACCGGAAAAATCGATCGATATTTTTCCAATTTTCAATGATCTGGCGTTTCAAACAGTCGTGAAATCCCTTTTTAAAGATGCGGCCTCCAAGGAAGAGATCAACAGGCTGCAGTTTATTACAGAGGAAGCACAGAAAATGCTGGTTCGCGAATTACGGCAACCCTATCTCGGCTGGTATTTCAAGCTAAGCGGAAAACTGGAATCTTACCTGGCCCTGACCAGGGAATCGCGTGAAATTCTGAAAAAGATCGTACATGATCGGCGGGAATCGGGTAAAAAATATGATGATTTGCTGGATATGTTGCTGGATGCGCGCTATGAGGATGGCAATTTTATGGATGAAGAACAGCTTATAGATGAGATCCTGATCCTTTTTACTGCCGGTCATGAAACCACTTCCAACGCGTTGAGCTTTATTGCGCAGCTGCTGGCTCATCATCCCGAATGGCAGGACAAAATTTTTGCAGAATACGCCAAGCTTTCTTCAGAAAATGACTTAATGAGTTTGGTCACTCAAACTCCCTCGACTCAAATGGTCATCGAAGAATCGATGCGTTTGTATCCCCCGGCATATTTCATTGATAGGGTAAATATAGAAAAGGATGAATTTCAGAATATGAAATTTGAGAAAGGATCGAATTTGCTCTTGTCGATTTATGAAATGCATCGCCATCCTGATTTCTGGGAAGATCCGGATGATTTCAAACCGGAACGTTTTGGGGGAAACAGCATGAAATATAGTTCCCAGTATTTTCCTTTCGGTGCCGGGCCGCGAAAATGTATCGGTAATAATTTTGCAATGTTTGAGATGATCCTGGCGGTTCTGGAGATCATTTCAAAATACAAGATTAAGCCAGTAAAGCCTCAAATTGACATAAAACCCTTGATCACCTTAAAGCCGAAAAATGCTATTCTGAAGTTCGAACAGCGAAGCTAA
- the queG gene encoding tRNA epoxyqueuosine(34) reductase QueG: protein MIKSEAKRLGFLSCGISKAEFLEEEAPRLESWLEQNMHGEMRYMENYFDKRLDPTKLVPGSKSVISLLLNYYPSELQNQDSYKISKYAYGRDYHFVIKDKLKQLLSGLQEQIGDFHGRAFVDSAPVLDKAWAAKSGLGWIGKHSNLLSKKTGSFYFIAELIVDLDLEYDTAVTDHCGSCTACIDACPTNAIVEPYKVDGSKCISYFTIELKDEIPYSMAGQFDDWMFGCDVCQDVCPWNRFSKAHREPLFDPHPAILEYDKKDWEEITRETFNEIFRKSAVKRTKFEGLRRNMEFLKKRT from the coding sequence TTGATAAAATCTGAAGCCAAACGTCTCGGATTTTTGTCTTGTGGTATCAGTAAAGCCGAATTTCTGGAAGAGGAAGCACCGAGGCTGGAAAGCTGGCTGGAGCAGAATATGCATGGTGAAATGCGTTATATGGAAAATTATTTCGATAAACGTCTTGATCCCACGAAACTGGTGCCAGGCTCCAAAAGTGTCATTTCTCTTCTCCTGAATTATTATCCTTCAGAACTTCAGAATCAAGATTCGTATAAGATCAGTAAATACGCTTACGGCCGGGATTATCATTTTGTGATCAAGGATAAACTGAAGCAATTATTAAGCGGTCTTCAGGAGCAAATTGGGGATTTTCATGGCCGCGCCTTTGTCGATTCCGCACCAGTTCTGGATAAAGCCTGGGCAGCGAAAAGCGGTCTCGGCTGGATTGGAAAACATTCCAACTTATTATCTAAAAAAACAGGCTCTTTTTATTTTATAGCCGAACTGATCGTTGATCTTGATCTGGAATATGATACGGCGGTTACCGATCACTGCGGAAGTTGTACCGCCTGTATCGACGCCTGCCCAACCAACGCCATTGTGGAACCTTATAAAGTAGACGGGAGCAAATGCATTTCCTATTTCACCATTGAACTGAAAGACGAAATCCCATATTCCATGGCTGGGCAGTTTGATGACTGGATGTTCGGTTGCGACGTTTGCCAGGATGTTTGCCCGTGGAACCGATTTTCAAAAGCCCATCGGGAACCTTTATTTGATCCTCACCCTGCGATTCTGGAGTACGATAAAAAAGACTGGGAAGAGATCACTCGCGAGACATTTAATGAGATTTTCCGGAAGTCGGCTGTCAAAAGAACCAAATTTGAAGGTTTGAGGCGCAATATGGAATTTTTGAAAAAACGTACTTAG
- a CDS encoding NADP-dependent malic enzyme has translation MSNSSRKRREALVYHAKPKPGKIEVVPTKKYATQRDLSLAYSPGVAEPCLEIEKDKENAYKYTTKGNLVAVISNGTAVLGLGDIGPEASKPVMEGKGLLFKIFADIDVFDIEVDTKDVDKFIETVKNIAPTFGGINLEDIKAPEAFEIEQRLKAELDIPVMHDDQHGTAIISAAALLNAVELAKKKMGKVKIVVSGAGAAAVSCTKLYKAFGAKAENIVMLDSKGVIRKDRENLSEEKKEFATSRKIDTLAEAMKDADVFIGLSIADIVTPEMLKSMAKRPIVFAMANPNPEIDYELAMKTRKDVIMATGRSDHPNQVNNVLGFPFIFRGALDVRATKINEDMKMAAVKALAELAKEAVPEQVNIAYGETRLNFGPEYIIPKPFDPRLIAKVPPAVAKAAMESGVARQEITDWQKYEDELLERMGSDNKITRLLMNRAKTNPKRIVFAEADHLDVLKAAQIVNDEGIGIPILLGRHEIIKELMNEIDFDADVAIIDPKSDEAQEQLDRYAQKYWENRHRNGVTKYDAEKLMRERNYFAAMMVNEGDADALLSGYSRAYPTVVKPMLELIGMAKGVSRVAATNVMNTSRGPIFISDTSINIDPPAKDLAKIAQMTARTVQLFGMEPVIAMISYANFGSSKDPRAKKVKDAVSYLHRFHPDLSVDGELQTDFALNREMLQSKFPFSKLAGKKVNTLIYPDLDSANSTYKLIKELNNVDSIGPIMMGMKKPVHVLQLGASVEEMVNMAAVAVVDAQEKEKRAKK, from the coding sequence ATGAGTAATTCTTCCAGAAAGCGAAGAGAGGCCCTGGTTTATCACGCCAAGCCGAAACCGGGAAAAATTGAAGTTGTACCAACTAAAAAATACGCGACTCAGCGTGATCTTTCCCTGGCTTATTCGCCCGGTGTGGCCGAGCCCTGCCTGGAGATCGAAAAAGATAAAGAGAATGCCTATAAATATACCACCAAAGGGAACCTGGTAGCTGTAATCTCCAACGGAACAGCTGTGCTGGGTCTGGGTGATATTGGTCCGGAAGCCTCCAAGCCGGTGATGGAAGGAAAAGGCCTGCTGTTTAAGATCTTTGCTGATATTGACGTCTTTGACATCGAGGTAGATACAAAAGACGTAGATAAATTCATTGAAACGGTCAAAAATATCGCGCCCACTTTCGGCGGGATCAACCTGGAGGATATCAAGGCGCCCGAAGCCTTTGAAATAGAACAACGTTTGAAAGCAGAACTGGATATCCCGGTCATGCATGACGACCAGCATGGTACGGCGATCATTTCTGCTGCCGCTTTGCTCAATGCGGTGGAGCTCGCTAAAAAGAAAATGGGAAAAGTAAAGATCGTGGTAAGTGGTGCTGGTGCTGCTGCGGTCTCCTGTACGAAACTCTATAAAGCCTTCGGAGCGAAAGCTGAAAATATTGTCATGCTGGACAGTAAAGGGGTTATCCGGAAAGACCGCGAAAACCTTTCCGAAGAAAAGAAAGAATTTGCGACTTCCAGAAAAATAGATACTCTTGCCGAAGCCATGAAGGATGCCGATGTGTTTATCGGTCTTTCCATTGCTGATATTGTGACGCCTGAAATGCTGAAAAGTATGGCGAAAAGGCCAATCGTGTTCGCAATGGCCAATCCCAACCCGGAGATCGATTATGAACTGGCGATGAAAACCCGAAAAGATGTGATCATGGCGACCGGTCGTAGTGATCATCCTAACCAGGTGAATAATGTGCTCGGTTTCCCGTTCATTTTCAGGGGAGCACTGGATGTTCGTGCCACCAAGATCAATGAGGATATGAAAATGGCCGCGGTCAAAGCCTTGGCTGAACTGGCTAAAGAAGCCGTGCCGGAGCAGGTCAATATTGCCTACGGCGAAACCCGGCTGAATTTTGGACCGGAATATATTATTCCGAAACCATTCGATCCCCGACTCATCGCCAAAGTGCCGCCTGCCGTGGCAAAAGCGGCCATGGAGAGCGGTGTGGCCAGACAGGAAATTACCGACTGGCAGAAGTATGAAGATGAGTTATTGGAGCGAATGGGTAGCGACAACAAGATCACCAGGCTGTTGATGAACCGCGCGAAGACCAATCCTAAAAGGATTGTTTTTGCTGAAGCGGATCACCTGGATGTCCTGAAAGCGGCTCAAATCGTAAATGATGAAGGAATTGGGATTCCAATTTTACTGGGAAGACATGAGATCATCAAGGAATTGATGAACGAGATCGATTTTGATGCGGATGTGGCCATTATCGATCCAAAATCTGACGAAGCCCAGGAACAACTCGACCGGTACGCTCAAAAATATTGGGAAAACAGGCATCGTAACGGCGTGACCAAATACGATGCGGAAAAACTGATGCGCGAACGAAACTATTTCGCCGCGATGATGGTTAACGAGGGCGATGCAGATGCGCTGCTCTCAGGTTATTCAAGAGCCTATCCTACCGTTGTAAAGCCGATGCTGGAATTGATCGGGATGGCCAAAGGCGTTTCACGGGTAGCTGCTACCAACGTGATGAATACTTCCAGAGGACCTATTTTCATCAGTGACACTTCGATTAATATTGATCCACCTGCCAAAGACCTGGCAAAAATTGCCCAAATGACGGCACGTACCGTTCAGTTATTCGGAATGGAGCCGGTCATTGCCATGATCTCGTATGCGAACTTCGGCTCGTCTAAAGATCCGCGTGCGAAAAAGGTAAAAGATGCGGTCTCCTATTTGCACCGTTTTCATCCTGATCTTAGCGTAGACGGGGAATTGCAAACAGATTTTGCGCTCAACCGCGAGATGCTTCAGAGTAAGTTTCCATTTTCGAAACTAGCTGGTAAAAAGGTGAATACATTGATCTATCCAGACCTGGATTCTGCGAACAGCACCTACAAACTTATCAAGGAACTGAATAATGTCGATTCCATTGGTCCCATTATGATGGGGATGAAAAAACCAGTGCACGTACTTCAGCTTGGAGCCAGCGTGGAAGAAATGGTGAACATGGCTGCCGTGGCAGTAGTGGATGCTCAGGAGAAGGAAAAAAGAGCCAAAAAATAA
- the ruvA gene encoding Holliday junction branch migration protein RuvA, which yields MIHHLKGQLIEKNPTYVVIDCNGVGYTVNISLHTYSLLANSEAISLYTYLQVKEDSHTLYGFMEKSEREIFKLLISVSGVGTSTARTMLSSLQPREVTTAIAHGDVVTIQSVKGIGAKTAQRVILDLKDKVLKVMAEGDEVLVSQSNTNKEEALSALEVLGYNRRQAGKVVDKILNDDPDSSVESIIKLALKKL from the coding sequence ATGATTCATCACTTAAAGGGGCAATTGATTGAGAAAAACCCAACTTATGTAGTAATAGACTGTAATGGTGTAGGCTACACGGTCAATATTTCCCTTCATACCTATTCGCTGCTGGCAAATTCAGAAGCTATTAGTTTATATACCTATTTACAGGTCAAGGAAGATTCGCACACCCTTTATGGTTTCATGGAGAAATCTGAAAGGGAGATCTTTAAATTGCTAATTTCGGTTTCCGGAGTTGGAACCAGTACGGCCAGGACCATGTTGTCATCGCTGCAGCCACGCGAGGTAACCACCGCTATCGCCCATGGAGATGTCGTGACCATCCAGAGCGTGAAAGGTATTGGAGCCAAAACAGCTCAGCGCGTAATTCTCGATCTCAAAGATAAAGTTCTGAAAGTGATGGCTGAAGGTGATGAAGTTTTAGTCTCGCAAAGCAATACAAACAAGGAAGAAGCGTTATCAGCATTAGAGGTCTTGGGATACAACCGTCGCCAGGCAGGGAAAGTAGTAGATAAGATTTTGAACGACGATCCTGACTCATCCGTAGAATCGATTATAAAACTGGCTCTTAAAAAGCTGTAA